The stretch of DNA ttcaaataaaacctGTTAGAATAATCTTGACCCTAGGTAGATATGATACAACTCAAGGAGacaaaattgaacaaaacaaagaataatatAAGTAGTGTATATATTAACTTACATGGGGATGACCATAAGCACTTGAGGCTATGTAAGTGATGGGATGTCCATAAAAGCTAACTTCTTCAACGGGACCAACCATGTTCGAAAACGTCATCGTTGTGTTTGACATCAATCTGTTAATTATAGTAGCCGCCACCTGAAAATTAATCAATAATAACCATAACCAAACTAGTGTCAactaactaaacaaaatttcgtattgcttttaattttaatgaaaatgaCCTCAATTCCAAGAGATTTGACAATGATTCTACAAAAGACGTATGTTAGCATTGCCCCAAACGAGTTTTTCTTCCGGTTGATGGTCTTGTGGGCTGTTTTGAGATGTTCAAGCGGGTCATTGCGTAATGCGATAGAAAACGGAAAGACTACGTAGCCAAACCGATTTCCCCACCAACATTTAGACCCTTTCTCCATCATATCGGCTAGATCCTGTTTTAAATCGAGAAGTTTCAGTTCAAATTCACCGATGATCAAGTACATTAACTTTGCAAGCAAAACAGTAAGTgagctaattaattatatgaattTACCTGGATTCCAGTTGTGGGTCTTAAATTCACAAGCAAAGCTGATCTTAACCTTATTCTTTTGAGAAGATTCTTTGGCTTCcgtttagtttctttttctcctATCAGTTTTATATATCATGAGATCATTGAGTTGTATACGTTGATAATTAATATGCAATACtcattaaacatatataagaaCATATGAGAATCTATAAGTTTAACTACCGTATCTTCTCTCCAGGTATCGCGAGAGACTAGCTTGGGTTACTCCAAGTACAACATCGTTGACTGTCTATcaaatcaaaaattaatttataagatacTCATAACGCTTTTTGGTTTAACTATTTAGTTTTAAGGACATTCGATATaggctttcaaaatcaaaactatagtttttttttatatacaaactaAAAGAATTTTATGCATGGTAATGAATTAATgatagtatataaaaaaaaaaaaaacaattcatatGTAAACTAAGATTCTAAGGAGAAATCTTACCATATCCATGGCGTTTTTAATTAGCTTTATATCGTCGAGGCTTACGGTACGATGAACCAAACGCAGCTGTTTACTCTTGCTTGACCTGAAGTCACCCTTGATGGGTGTCTCCGTGTCCTTAACGAACAACATCGTTAAAAGAATGTCCAAAGAATCACAAAACGTGTTTAAACCCAAGATAACCGCCATCCAAAGTAGCTTAACCAGCCATAACAACCGGGAATCACCTCTTGAACCGGTTGTTAACAGGGATGACCCTGATGACGACGACCGTTTCTGGTACGGTAGACTCGGAAGCTCATCGGGATTTGATGTTTTACGCATACAAGCGAGGACGAGAGACATCATTGACATGCCATCGCCAACCGAGTGATGGACCTTGAACACGGCGACGTTTTCAGCGTCTGAGGTTTTCAAGTCAAGTATGTGAACCTCCCATAACGGCTTCGAGGTGTCCAAGGGGATCTTCATGAGGTCAGAAACGTAATCTTCGAGAAATGCGTCTGTGTTCTCTATGTTTTGTGGTTTGATTTCGGGTACGATGACGTGATCCTCCACGACCACGTTTGTCCGAACCCATCTTTGGTTTTGTCCATTGTCACCATCGCTCACCTTTCAAGTAATTAAGTATAATTTGATTGTTAAGAATcttaagatatatataagagaCATTGTAGTTGCACAAAATTcataataaaaacaagagaCATTGTCTAGTATATTATATcatacataaattttataaaataacagaATTATAAGTTAAGTACCTAATTTATCTCATCATAAAATACCTAATGTAATTATATTCGATCGTGTGTCTGTTCTTAAATTAACTTAATACTGTAATAGATTTGTATGTAATCAAGTATATTGTGTGTCGACTTACCAATTTACTTGAGAAACGTGGATGCCTGATAAAAGTTTGCTGAAACCCTCTGATAATGACATCTGGATCGATCTTACTCTTACTACCAATCACCGATATAATGTTGCAGTTAAACTCTGGCGCGTGAAACAGACGCGCCGCCGGGCTAAGTGGTTGCTCATCTTCCTTCTCGTCCTCTAATATGTTTCCTGGTGTCTTAATCTCCATAATTTTCTgttgggcttttttttttcactctctaCACTTGTTTCCATGTCTCAACCTTTTTATAGCCCCCTCCATGCTTGTACGGTGCTATTACTTACGTAGTTACGTGTATCAGTGTATAATATGGAAAATTTGAACTTACTCTATATTGCTTTATAGTATTAAAAACTACGTTATTGTTTACTTCTTAGTCacgttaaaattaaattaacaaatatattgGGTGTATGTTATACAAAAATAGACCCAAGAAGATATTTGCATATAATTGTGcttatgtgatttttgttttagattttagtgCTGAGACCTGagagttttgtgttttttaaaagactttttttttgtttaagaaaaatactAATTCGAATAGTTGCCAAAAATATACATGCCTAAAGAAGTTATACACACACATTTGTTGTCACAAATGATAAAATATACATGCTTAAAGGTGATATACACCTTTAACTTAGTTTCTTAAACTTAGctttcaaatcacaacatgtaCATTGCATAAGTATTTCTACTTTGATCGAAAAGTCAAATATGAAACATGTGACATGTGTATTTGATCGAAAAGAAACATGTGACAAATGGGGATAACTAAGTAATCCTTTACACAAGAAACAACAGCTATTTCTGGTTGTTCTCGTTaattcttcatatttttgtcTGTGGCTTGTTTTGATATAAGATCTTCAAATTCAAGCATGGCAATGCTACACTTTATTTTCATAGAATTCTGTTTTATATGGAATTGTTAACACTCATAATTATTTCTATCAGACATAATCTGGGAGAACAAATAATTCCTCATTTATAGAGAGATTTCAATAGTGTACAAGACTTCTCCACATCTTGAATTAAAgttcttacattttatttttcttggatAAAGGTACTTTTGGATAATGCTATTTGTACAAACTActttttaaatccaaataataaccaaaatatatgtACAGTCAAAGATGGTTGATAGTTTATGTTTTGTGCTTTTAAGGCTTGTTTTGTTCTTACTTTCTTGCATAATCACAgcattttagattattttaggTTGTACTTGtatcaaattgttgtttcttAGGTTCTTCGAGAAGGATCATCAAGAAAGGAGTGTTTTAGGTCCATCTTTTGAATTCTTATTTTCAGCTTTGTTGTGATCTTGAATCTTGTTagtcttttgctttattttaccTTGATTTGTCTTGTTTCGTTAGTCaagtttaaaaatcaaaaaccttaTTATTAAGCTTAGATTAAGTGAATGTGTACATTCCTAATGTGTTAGTCTGTGCTCCTTGAGGTTCAATACATTAAGCACTAGATCGATAAGATCAAAGGTGCTGCAAGACTTTATTGAGTAACACCACATCAATGAGAATGAaaatagaagatgaaaacaatttaagaaatatatcaAGCCATCAAGGTATCAATTTAATCAAAGTTATACATATTGGTAAATGCCCTTTAACTtcattttttatagttttttttttgtcttatttcatattttaagatttgatattttctatAAACCAAACACACAATAGCTCAATTTACTGAGTAAACCCTCTTTTTTGGACAGCAGTTTTGATACTTCTTAGAGATTCCTCCAAATCGTCACATAGTCTATGTGGATCACTGATAACCGTTGGATCGACTGTTAAAGACATCGTCATCTTGTTCATATAACTTTGAAAATGCATCGTCAACGCCTAATATAGACCAATGAAATcgtaaaatcttgaaaaaaaaacggaaataaaaggaaaacaaaatcagataaattaaaatcttacaTGTGGATGACCATAAGCACTTGGGGCAATGTACGTGACGGTATTTCCATAGAGGCTAACTTCTTCAATAGGTCCGACCAAATTTGAAAACGCCATCGTTGTGTTTGACAATGTTCTTATTGTCATTTGAGCTGCCCTCTGCATTCATTTAAATTCATAAGATTGGGTTATACAATAAATGAACAGTTTGGTAATTTCTAGTTTGATGGAATTAATTTTGTTCAGTGattattggatttttattttgtgagaTTAAATGAAACTTAAAGTATATGACTATGGTTCATCTTTGACCTTAATATGAAGGAGTAATATATCTAATAAGACTGACCTGAACTCCTAACAATTTGATAAGTAGATTCCCAACCGCGAATGTAAGAACAGCTTCGAACGAGTTCTTTTTCTGGTCGATGATCGACTTGACTCCTACGAGATGTTCCAACGGATCATCACATAATGCAATGGAGAATGGAAAGAATATGTAGCCGATCCAGTTTCCCCATCTACACTTAGATCCT from Camelina sativa cultivar DH55 chromosome 9, Cs, whole genome shotgun sequence encodes:
- the LOC104711422 gene encoding O-acyltransferase WSD1-like yields the protein MEIKTPGNILEDEKEDEQPLSPAARLFHAPEFNCNIISVIGSKSKIDPDVIIRGFQQTFIRHPRFSSKLVSDGDNGQNQRWVRTNVVVEDHVIVPEIKPQNIENTDAFLEDYVSDLMKIPLDTSKPLWEVHILDLKTSDAENVAVFKVHHSVGDGMSMMSLVLACMRKTSNPDELPSLPYQKRSSSSGSSLLTTGSRGDSRLLWLVKLLWMAVILGLNTFCDSLDILLTMLFVKDTETPIKGDFRSSKSKQLRLVHRTVSLDDIKLIKNAMDMTVNDVVLGVTQASLSRYLERRYGEKETKRKPKNLLKRIRLRSALLVNLRPTTGIQDLADMMEKGSKCWWGNRFGYVVFPFSIALRNDPLEHLKTAHKTINRKKNSFGAMLTYVFCRIIVKSLGIEVAATIINRLMSNTTMTFSNMVGPVEEVSFYGHPITYIASSAYGHPHALTIHCQSYMNKMTITLLVDPTVISDPHQLCDDWEESLRSIKAAVHKRGSPRLWDYLRLLSNRVAWLLYKMAGIIYKML